The nucleotide sequence AACTAAAGCAAATAGTATACAAGCACAATGTCAAACCAGTACCACAGCCAAAACTCTTTTTTGGATGGTATTTCCACATGATGTGCCTTCTTCAATGCGCTTATTCAACAGAAAGTATGAACAAATTCCTCGTAAATGAGTCCAACAACAATATATGTCCTCTGAGCAACCAGCCTAACATTAGAATGTCTACATCCAAACACCCACTGATTTAACATAACTATCACAACCTCcataagtgaaaaagaaattgTAGTCTTGCGCGACTTTATCTCCTAATTCAAAGTAAATGCACCCAGAAGAAATTGAATTTATTCAATCATGAGAACAGAACCGGCAAGCATCAAGAAATCGTTAAGAAGATGAGTCGGAATGAGAAACAGGACAAACATATGTAAACCAAGTCAGAAAAGCTGTATCAACCACTATATTTGCAATTGCTCCTATTTGTTATAAAATTTTGTTAGTTAATCAAGAAATTGTGACAGCAGCAGGTTTATTGTGGAGGGAAATCACTGTCTCAAAAGCTCCCACCAAAGCTTTAACCTTGCTCTTCCCGGTTTCAACAAGCTTACTCCCCGTCTCTTCAATCACATTATTCAACAAACCCTGCACATCTTTCTTTTCTTGCACATCCTGATGCCTCAAAATAATTTTTCCCGAGATAGGGATGGTATTACTTTTGTCACGATCAACTCCTTTCtttttaaagattctctttcttataTTGCTGTCCTGGCTTTCACCCATATGTCGTCCCCATCTAAATGTCAGCCTCCTAGGGCTGCTGGTTTCTTGTTGGAGATCAACTATCTTGCCCCTCCAGAACTTCAGTTTCACTGCCGAAGAATTATTATCATTAGAAACACCTATCTTACCTTTTCTCAATGTCTTTTTCTGATTTTTCCCAACAGTTTCTGCTT is from Capsicum annuum cultivar UCD-10X-F1 unplaced genomic scaffold, UCD10Xv1.1 ctg12098, whole genome shotgun sequence and encodes:
- the LOC124890110 gene encoding uncharacterized protein LOC124890110; amino-acid sequence: MRRDGINKLNLEMVPKKTLRTPKVKASPKSSSHLQSRPLSNEEDKKKVVKSADSALGKYTSSSKKLLHIVEAETVGKNQKKTLRKGKIGVSNDNNSSAVKLKFWRGKIVDLQQETSSPRRLTFRWGRHMGESQDSNIRKRIFKKKGVDRDKSNTIPISGKIILRHQDVQEKKDVQGLLNNVIEETGSKLVETGKSKVKALVGAFETVISLHNKPAAVTIS